The following coding sequences lie in one Oncorhynchus kisutch isolate 150728-3 linkage group LG27, Okis_V2, whole genome shotgun sequence genomic window:
- the LOC109872020 gene encoding B-cell lymphoma 6 protein homolog isoform X1: MHEVSRKVLQDSDTMASLADGCIQFTRHAGDVLLNFNRLRSRNILTDVTIQIDGQHFCAHKTVLVACSGLFYSIFTDPLKSNLSAISLDPEVDPDGFAILLDFMYTSTLTLKDSLVLVTMNTASYLQMEHVVDTCRRFIKSREQSVSLQREEVLASPMHLSQDLPAFRVLDRVATSPSHTSISPLRDWRSYCPSVFSGINASGSSHHVHGKHIPIRKMSDACNVSDIPKGGAIFQKLCSTLNRTETTIIHHPLSSDSSSSSVTTIGPLPCSSRQTEPLGSIQGPEHRGASPMEEDRNQHPQPSSLSLSPGCTKGVICSPQSPLRSDCQPNSPTESSGCSRNAVPSLTQPSGCSQEPKARNWKKYKFIVMNQTSGEKEDESQVGSVEAGDCCPPQGLYRTSGSEGSVEELQTGEMVNEHWEEVLVPQASHRSIRQQRCSSCGTDAPQHLEVCSHSPGSYMGEDTNELHSEYSDSSGENGSYFCNECDAKFAEADSLKGHMLQVHADKPYKCDRCQAAFRYKGNLASHKTVHTGEKPYRCNICGAQFNRPANLKTHTRIHSGEKPYKCETCGSCFVQVAHLRAHVLIHTGEKPYPCEICGTHFRHLQTLKSHLRIHTGEKPYHCEKCDLHFRHKSQLRLHLRQKHGAVTNTKAQYRQANKDMLIGLAKAC; this comes from the exons ATGCACGAAGTTTCCAGGAAAGTTTTACAAG ATTCTGACACCATGGCCTCATTGGCAGATGGCTGCATTCAATTCACCCGCCATGCCGGTGATGTTCTGCTCAACTTCAACCGCCTCCGCAGCAGAAATATCCTGACGGACGTCACTATCCAGATTGACGGTCAGCACTTCTGCGCTCACAAGACGGTCCTCGTGGCTTGCAG TGGACTTTTTTACTCCATATTCACGGACCCCCTGAAGAGTAACCTGAGTGCCATCAGCTTGGACCCTGAAGTTGACCCTGATGGTTTTGCCATCCTGCTGGACTTCATGTACACCTCCACCCTGACCCTGAAGGACAGCCTCGTTCTGGTTACCATGAACACAGCCTCTTACCTCCAGATGGAACATGTGGTGGACACCTGTCGCAGGTTCATCAAGTCCAG AGAGCAGTCTGTGAGTCTGCAGAGAGAGGAGGTACTGGCCAGCCCGATGCATCTCTCTCAGGACCTCCCTGCTTTCAGGGTTCTGGATAGGGTGGCGACCAGCCCCAGTCACACATCCATATCTCCCCTCAGAGACTGGAGGAGCTACTGCCCCAGTGTATTCAGTGGTATCAATGCTTCAGGTAGCTCCCACCACGTCCACGGAAAACACATCCCCATCAGAAAAATGTCAGATGCCTGCAATGTCAGTGACATTCCCAAAGGGGGCGCCATCTTTCAGAAACTCTGCTCTACCTTGAATCGCACAGAGACCACCATCATACACCACCCTTTGTCATCCgactcctcatcctcctcagtTACGACCATCGGCCCTCTCCCTTGCTCCAGCCGTCAGACGGAGCCACTTGGGAGCATCCAGGGGCCTGAACACAGAGGGGCCTCCCCCATGGAGGAGGACAGGAACCAGCACCCACAGCCCAGCTCCCTCAGCCTGTCCCCAGGCTGCACCAAAGGGGTGATCTGCAGTCCTCAGAGCCCTCTTCGTTCTGACTGCCAACCCAACTCCCCCACTGAGTCCAGTGGCTGCAGCAGGAACGCAGTCCCGTCCCTGACCCAGCCATCCGGCTGCTCCCAGGAGCCCAAGGCCCGGAACTGGAAGAAGTACAAGTTTATCGTTATGAACCAGACCTCTGGGGAGAAGGAGGATGAGTCCCAGGTAGGGAGTGTTGAGGCTGGGGACTGCTGTCCTCCGCAGGGCCTCTACAGGACCAGTGGATCAGAGGGATCCGTTGAAGAACTCCAGACTGGAGAGATGGTCAACGAGCATTGGGAAGAGGTCCTTGTGCCACAGGCCAGCCATCGCAGCATTAGGCAGCAGAGATGCTCCTCCTGTGGTACGGACGCCCCTCAGCACCTGGAGGTGTGTTCCCACTCCCCTGGGTCCTACATGGGGGAGGACACCAATGAGCTGCACTCTGAGTACTCCGACTCAAGTGGTG AGAATGGTTCCTACTTCTGCAACGAGTGCGATGCAAAGTTTGCGGAAGCGGACTCCCTGAAAGGACACATGCTCCAGGTCCATGCTGATAAGCCATACAAGTGTGACCGATGCCAGGCTGCATTCCGTTACAAAGGGAACCTTGCCAGCCACAAGACTGTCCACACTG GGGAGAAACCATACCGTTGTAACATCTGCGGCGCTCAGTTCAACCGGCCGGCCAACCTCAAGACCCACACCCGCATCCACTCGGGAGAGAAGCCGTACAAGTGTGAAACGTGTGGCTCTTGCTTCGTACAG GTAGCTCACCTCCGAGCCCATGTGCTgatccacacaggggagaagccttatccCTGTGAGATCTGTGGGACGCACTTCCGCCATCTTCAGACCCTCAAGAGCCACTTACGGAtccacacaggagaaaagccataCCAC TGCGAGAAATGTGACCTTCACTTTCGCCACAAGAGCCAGTTGAGGCTGCATCTCCGTCAGAAGCACGGCGCAGTCACCAACACTAAGGCTCAGTACCGCCAGGCGAACAAGGACATGCTCATTGGCTTGGCCAAGGCCTGCTAA
- the LOC109872020 gene encoding B-cell lymphoma 6 protein homolog isoform X2, with amino-acid sequence MASLADGCIQFTRHAGDVLLNFNRLRSRNILTDVTIQIDGQHFCAHKTVLVACSGLFYSIFTDPLKSNLSAISLDPEVDPDGFAILLDFMYTSTLTLKDSLVLVTMNTASYLQMEHVVDTCRRFIKSREQSVSLQREEVLASPMHLSQDLPAFRVLDRVATSPSHTSISPLRDWRSYCPSVFSGINASGSSHHVHGKHIPIRKMSDACNVSDIPKGGAIFQKLCSTLNRTETTIIHHPLSSDSSSSSVTTIGPLPCSSRQTEPLGSIQGPEHRGASPMEEDRNQHPQPSSLSLSPGCTKGVICSPQSPLRSDCQPNSPTESSGCSRNAVPSLTQPSGCSQEPKARNWKKYKFIVMNQTSGEKEDESQVGSVEAGDCCPPQGLYRTSGSEGSVEELQTGEMVNEHWEEVLVPQASHRSIRQQRCSSCGTDAPQHLEVCSHSPGSYMGEDTNELHSEYSDSSGENGSYFCNECDAKFAEADSLKGHMLQVHADKPYKCDRCQAAFRYKGNLASHKTVHTGEKPYRCNICGAQFNRPANLKTHTRIHSGEKPYKCETCGSCFVQVAHLRAHVLIHTGEKPYPCEICGTHFRHLQTLKSHLRIHTGEKPYHCEKCDLHFRHKSQLRLHLRQKHGAVTNTKAQYRQANKDMLIGLAKAC; translated from the exons ATGGCCTCATTGGCAGATGGCTGCATTCAATTCACCCGCCATGCCGGTGATGTTCTGCTCAACTTCAACCGCCTCCGCAGCAGAAATATCCTGACGGACGTCACTATCCAGATTGACGGTCAGCACTTCTGCGCTCACAAGACGGTCCTCGTGGCTTGCAG TGGACTTTTTTACTCCATATTCACGGACCCCCTGAAGAGTAACCTGAGTGCCATCAGCTTGGACCCTGAAGTTGACCCTGATGGTTTTGCCATCCTGCTGGACTTCATGTACACCTCCACCCTGACCCTGAAGGACAGCCTCGTTCTGGTTACCATGAACACAGCCTCTTACCTCCAGATGGAACATGTGGTGGACACCTGTCGCAGGTTCATCAAGTCCAG AGAGCAGTCTGTGAGTCTGCAGAGAGAGGAGGTACTGGCCAGCCCGATGCATCTCTCTCAGGACCTCCCTGCTTTCAGGGTTCTGGATAGGGTGGCGACCAGCCCCAGTCACACATCCATATCTCCCCTCAGAGACTGGAGGAGCTACTGCCCCAGTGTATTCAGTGGTATCAATGCTTCAGGTAGCTCCCACCACGTCCACGGAAAACACATCCCCATCAGAAAAATGTCAGATGCCTGCAATGTCAGTGACATTCCCAAAGGGGGCGCCATCTTTCAGAAACTCTGCTCTACCTTGAATCGCACAGAGACCACCATCATACACCACCCTTTGTCATCCgactcctcatcctcctcagtTACGACCATCGGCCCTCTCCCTTGCTCCAGCCGTCAGACGGAGCCACTTGGGAGCATCCAGGGGCCTGAACACAGAGGGGCCTCCCCCATGGAGGAGGACAGGAACCAGCACCCACAGCCCAGCTCCCTCAGCCTGTCCCCAGGCTGCACCAAAGGGGTGATCTGCAGTCCTCAGAGCCCTCTTCGTTCTGACTGCCAACCCAACTCCCCCACTGAGTCCAGTGGCTGCAGCAGGAACGCAGTCCCGTCCCTGACCCAGCCATCCGGCTGCTCCCAGGAGCCCAAGGCCCGGAACTGGAAGAAGTACAAGTTTATCGTTATGAACCAGACCTCTGGGGAGAAGGAGGATGAGTCCCAGGTAGGGAGTGTTGAGGCTGGGGACTGCTGTCCTCCGCAGGGCCTCTACAGGACCAGTGGATCAGAGGGATCCGTTGAAGAACTCCAGACTGGAGAGATGGTCAACGAGCATTGGGAAGAGGTCCTTGTGCCACAGGCCAGCCATCGCAGCATTAGGCAGCAGAGATGCTCCTCCTGTGGTACGGACGCCCCTCAGCACCTGGAGGTGTGTTCCCACTCCCCTGGGTCCTACATGGGGGAGGACACCAATGAGCTGCACTCTGAGTACTCCGACTCAAGTGGTG AGAATGGTTCCTACTTCTGCAACGAGTGCGATGCAAAGTTTGCGGAAGCGGACTCCCTGAAAGGACACATGCTCCAGGTCCATGCTGATAAGCCATACAAGTGTGACCGATGCCAGGCTGCATTCCGTTACAAAGGGAACCTTGCCAGCCACAAGACTGTCCACACTG GGGAGAAACCATACCGTTGTAACATCTGCGGCGCTCAGTTCAACCGGCCGGCCAACCTCAAGACCCACACCCGCATCCACTCGGGAGAGAAGCCGTACAAGTGTGAAACGTGTGGCTCTTGCTTCGTACAG GTAGCTCACCTCCGAGCCCATGTGCTgatccacacaggggagaagccttatccCTGTGAGATCTGTGGGACGCACTTCCGCCATCTTCAGACCCTCAAGAGCCACTTACGGAtccacacaggagaaaagccataCCAC TGCGAGAAATGTGACCTTCACTTTCGCCACAAGAGCCAGTTGAGGCTGCATCTCCGTCAGAAGCACGGCGCAGTCACCAACACTAAGGCTCAGTACCGCCAGGCGAACAAGGACATGCTCATTGGCTTGGCCAAGGCCTGCTAA